A stretch of Parvimonas micra DNA encodes these proteins:
- the sdaAA gene encoding L-serine ammonia-lyase, iron-sulfur-dependent, subunit alpha — protein sequence MISSGAQLLRLCKEKNKKISEIALEHQLEEMGITEEELLEMLRETYEVMKASASDVITNDKINPFKITGGNAKKILRYAQSGKSILGESMVTAIARGFSTSEVNAGMGKIVAAPTAGGAGILPGSLSWIQDKYNFTDDEMLMALLVSGTIGRIIATNATISGAEGGCQAECGAAAAMSAAAIVELHGGTPEQSLTASSFAMLSVLGLVCDPVAGLVEFPCALRNGTGTINALVASDIALAGVECIVPFDEVVQAMYEVGNALPETLRETALGGCAACPSAKKMECKVFPNRLS from the coding sequence ATGATTTCTTCAGGAGCACAATTATTACGATTATGTAAAGAAAAAAACAAAAAAATAAGTGAAATTGCATTAGAACATCAACTAGAAGAAATGGGTATAACAGAAGAAGAACTTTTAGAGATGCTTAGAGAAACTTATGAAGTAATGAAAGCTTCAGCATCTGATGTTATAACGAATGATAAAATCAATCCATTCAAAATAACTGGTGGAAATGCAAAGAAAATTTTAAGATATGCACAAAGTGGAAAAAGTATTTTAGGAGAGTCTATGGTTACAGCAATTGCTAGAGGTTTTTCAACTTCAGAAGTAAATGCAGGAATGGGAAAAATTGTAGCTGCACCAACTGCTGGTGGTGCAGGAATTTTACCGGGAAGTCTTTCTTGGATTCAAGACAAATACAATTTTACAGATGATGAAATGTTAATGGCGCTTTTGGTTTCCGGAACAATTGGGAGAATTATTGCAACAAATGCAACAATCTCTGGAGCTGAAGGTGGGTGTCAAGCTGAATGTGGTGCTGCAGCAGCAATGAGTGCAGCTGCAATAGTTGAATTGCATGGTGGAACACCTGAACAATCTTTGACAGCATCATCATTTGCAATGCTTTCTGTATTGGGATTGGTTTGTGATCCAGTGGCAGGACTTGTAGAATTTCCTTGTGCACTTAGAAATGGAACAGGAACTATTAATGCTCTTGTTGCAAGTGATATTGCACTTGCAGGGGTTGAATGTATAGTGCCTTTTGATGAGGTAGTCCAAGCAATGTATGAAGTTGGGAATGCCTTACCTGAAACATTGAGAGAAACTGCTTTAGGTGGATGTGCAGCTTGCCCATCTGCAAAAAAAATGGAATGTAAAGTATTTCCGAATAGATTAAGTTAG
- a CDS encoding GbpC/Spa domain-containing protein: protein MLTIFALLMPIASQVHAADSAKGLEINADHTELDKAVKELKDLGVNPTQTPTEEKGTVKTKADVDAKVAEVKADYAQQIQQLKKAKEAIEKCNKDTQAYEAEKKKYDEALERYNKAKEQYDKDLEAYNKSMEELKKHNKEEGYLSQPVSQNLKFSSEPQAKMSISGAKVYSQNEFDSTVKSWGYKSGWGYAYFDALNKGLKGTSTPLVAGDSRVILEKGKPVTVTYTNLQKSYMNGVKITKAVFTYTLKSTSPLPNKVPVIIKQDPTATIWYTDFFGNTTIGVNFQLFDENDKPVDLTGGLLSFASLNKGHTPKVLPNYKNAIEKVGNFNGELLEINGSSIKNHSGSAYANTSNANIEDGSKYTTGQWDTETSKLSWYGAIVGRAKGKTVNYEMSSNYCGNIWFALNSKIKAKGIPIKPMEPTKPTPPTEPKCPKVEAKYHYDVFFYQPPVEKKVLNQSDADINNKTVATNSVVKFVLNVVNLPAGHEKLESLSFKDKLPSGYEVDLDGTKQASSNYDVNYDKDTNEITFTAKAEYLNTINADLNKEIKISAPIITGKVTKEGTKYDNDFDLTINNDYTVKSKPVTVYTPTEPKKDVFKGSDTTSIDGKIVEAGDELRYDITYKNTTGTKQTVTITDKIPQYTKFVSADNDGVENGGVITWVKEVENGASLTVSFKVKVNDDVNGNPIDNISHVKDGFNETDTNKTHNPTSTKPVKDVFDSKDDKTSIDGNEVKTGQELLYKVTYKNTTGTKQTVTITDKIPEHTTFVSADNDGVENSGTIKWVKDVENGDSLTVTFKVKVDENVNGEKILNKAKVVDGHNDYDTNETTNPTPTKPVKNVFDSKDDKTSIDGNEVKAGQELLYKVTYKNTTGKEQTVTITDKIPEHTTYVENSADNNGVFKDGKITWTKEKVANGDIFEVTFRVKVAENVNGEKILNKANVVEGKNSYDTNETTNPTPTKPVKDVFDSKDDKASIDGKEVKAGQELLYKVTYTNTTGKEQDVTITDKIPEHTTYVKDSADNNGVYKDREITWTKEKVANGEKFEVTFKVKVDDNVSGEKILNKANVLEGKNSYDTNETTNPTSTKPVKDVFEPQNDRISIDGQVVKGDQELLYKVTYTNTTGKEQDVTITDKIPEHTTYVENSADNNGVFKDGKITWTKEKVANGETFVVTFKVKVDNNVNGETIKNKANVVDGNNSYDTNETTNPTSTKPVKDVFAPSDNKTSIDGNEVKAGQELLYKITYKNTTGNEQKVVIKDKIPEHTTFVSADNDGVYKDGTITWTKEKVANGETFEVTFKVKVNDNVNGEKILNKANVVDGNNSYDTNETTNPTPTKPVKDVVSPSDNKTSIDGNEVKAGQELLYKITYTNTTGKKQTVTITDKIPEHTTFVSADNDGKENAGTVKWVKDVENGDSLTVTFKVKVNDNVNGEKILNKANVVDGNNSYDTNETTNPTPTKPVKDVFAPSDNKTSIDGNEVKAGQELLYKITYKNTTGKEQTVTITDKVPEHTTFVSADNDGVYKDGTITWTKEKVADREVFEVTFKVKVNDNVNGEKILNKANVVDGSNNFDTNETTNPTPTKPVKDVFAPSDNKTSIDGNEVKAGQELLYKITYKNTTGKEQTVTITDKIPEHTTFVSADNDGVYKDGTITWTKENVADGETFEVIFKVKVNDDVNGEKILNKANVVDGNNNFDTNETTNPTPTKPVKDVFEPQNDRVSIDGQVVKAGQELLYKVTYTNTTGKDQKVVIKDRIPEHTTYVENSADNNGIYKDGEITWTKEKVANGETFEVTFKVKVDENVNGEKILNKANVLDGSNNFDTNETTNPTPLRPRPQVPKTGYGVNTGLYTVLLGLSAGALGGMKIRYRRKRKK from the coding sequence ATGCTTACTATATTCGCATTGCTTATGCCAATTGCATCTCAAGTTCATGCAGCTGATTCAGCTAAGGGTTTAGAAATTAATGCTGATCATACTGAATTGGATAAAGCTGTAAAAGAACTTAAGGATTTGGGAGTGAATCCTACACAGACTCCTACTGAAGAAAAAGGAACTGTGAAGACAAAAGCAGATGTAGATGCTAAAGTGGCTGAAGTTAAGGCTGATTATGCTCAACAAATACAACAGCTAAAAAAAGCTAAAGAAGCAATCGAAAAATGCAACAAAGATACTCAAGCTTATGAAGCAGAAAAGAAGAAATATGACGAAGCCTTAGAAAGATATAACAAAGCGAAGGAACAATATGATAAGGATTTAGAGGCTTATAACAAGTCAATGGAAGAGTTGAAAAAGCATAATAAGGAAGAAGGTTATTTATCTCAACCAGTATCTCAAAACTTAAAGTTTTCTTCTGAGCCTCAAGCTAAGATGAGTATTTCAGGAGCAAAGGTATATTCACAAAATGAATTTGATTCTACTGTTAAATCTTGGGGATATAAATCTGGATGGGGATATGCATATTTTGATGCATTAAATAAAGGACTTAAAGGTACTTCAACTCCTTTAGTTGCTGGTGATTCTAGAGTGATTTTAGAAAAGGGAAAACCTGTAACAGTAACTTATACTAATCTTCAAAAATCTTATATGAATGGTGTAAAAATTACAAAGGCTGTATTTACTTATACTTTAAAATCAACATCACCATTACCAAATAAAGTTCCTGTTATTATCAAACAAGATCCTACTGCAACAATTTGGTACACAGACTTTTTTGGGAATACTACTATTGGGGTTAATTTTCAACTATTTGATGAAAATGATAAACCTGTAGATTTAACAGGTGGATTATTGAGTTTTGCATCTCTTAATAAGGGACATACTCCAAAAGTGTTACCAAATTATAAAAATGCTATTGAAAAAGTTGGAAATTTCAATGGGGAATTACTAGAAATAAATGGTTCTAGTATTAAAAATCATAGTGGTTCTGCTTATGCCAATACTAGTAATGCAAATATAGAAGATGGCTCTAAGTATACAACTGGTCAATGGGATACTGAAACTTCTAAACTTAGTTGGTATGGAGCAATTGTTGGAAGGGCAAAAGGTAAGACAGTTAATTATGAAATGTCATCTAATTACTGTGGTAATATTTGGTTTGCACTTAACTCAAAAATAAAAGCTAAAGGTATTCCAATAAAACCAATGGAACCAACAAAACCAACACCTCCAACTGAACCAAAATGTCCAAAGGTAGAAGCTAAATACCATTATGATGTATTTTTCTATCAACCACCGGTTGAAAAGAAAGTTCTTAATCAAAGTGATGCTGATATAAATAATAAAACTGTTGCTACAAATTCTGTTGTTAAATTTGTATTAAATGTTGTAAATTTACCGGCTGGACATGAAAAGCTGGAATCACTTTCATTTAAGGATAAGCTTCCATCAGGATATGAAGTTGATTTAGATGGTACAAAACAAGCAAGTTCTAATTATGATGTAAATTATGATAAGGACACTAATGAAATTACATTTACTGCAAAAGCAGAATATTTAAATACAATTAATGCTGATTTAAATAAAGAAATAAAAATATCTGCTCCTATTATTACTGGTAAAGTAACAAAAGAAGGAACAAAATATGATAATGATTTTGATTTGACTATAAATAATGACTATACTGTTAAATCTAAACCAGTTACTGTTTATACTCCAACTGAACCTAAAAAAGATGTTTTTAAAGGTAGTGATACTACTAGTATTGACGGTAAGATTGTAGAAGCAGGAGATGAATTGCGTTATGATATTACTTATAAGAATACTACAGGAACAAAACAAACTGTAACAATAACTGATAAAATTCCGCAATATACTAAATTTGTTTCTGCAGATAATGATGGTGTAGAAAATGGTGGAGTAATAACATGGGTTAAGGAAGTTGAAAATGGAGCTTCTCTAACAGTTAGTTTTAAAGTAAAAGTTAATGATGATGTTAATGGTAATCCAATAGACAACATATCTCATGTTAAAGATGGATTTAATGAAACTGATACAAATAAGACTCATAATCCAACATCAACAAAACCAGTAAAAGACGTTTTTGATAGCAAAGACGATAAGACAAGTATCGATGGTAATGAAGTAAAAACAGGCCAAGAACTACTTTATAAGGTTACTTACAAAAATACTACAGGAACAAAACAAACTGTAACTATTACTGATAAGATTCCAGAACATACAACATTTGTTTCTGCAGATAACGATGGTGTAGAAAATAGTGGAACTATTAAGTGGGTTAAAGATGTTGAAAATGGTGATTCTTTAACAGTTACATTCAAGGTAAAAGTTGATGAAAATGTAAATGGCGAAAAAATTCTAAATAAGGCTAAAGTGGTTGATGGACATAACGATTATGATACAAATGAAACAACAAATCCAACACCTACAAAGCCAGTAAAAAATGTTTTTGATAGTAAAGACGATAAGACAAGTATAGATGGTAATGAAGTAAAAGCAGGCCAAGAACTACTTTACAAGGTTACTTACAAGAATACTACTGGAAAAGAACAAACAGTAACAATAACTGATAAGATTCCAGAACATACAACTTATGTAGAAAACTCAGCTGATAATAACGGAGTTTTCAAGGATGGAAAAATTACTTGGACTAAAGAAAAAGTAGCCAATGGAGATATATTCGAAGTTACATTTAGGGTAAAAGTTGCTGAAAACGTAAATGGTGAAAAAATTCTTAATAAAGCAAATGTAGTTGAAGGAAAGAATAGTTACGATACGAACGAAACAACAAACCCAACACCTACAAAGCCGGTAAAAGATGTTTTTGATAGTAAAGACGATAAAGCGAGTATCGATGGTAAAGAAGTAAAAGCGGGACAAGAACTACTTTACAAGGTTACTTATACAAATACAACTGGAAAAGAACAAGACGTAACAATAACTGATAAGATTCCAGAACATACAACTTATGTTAAAGACTCTGCAGATAATAATGGTGTTTACAAAGACAGAGAAATTACTTGGACTAAAGAAAAAGTAGCTAATGGCGAAAAATTTGAAGTTACATTTAAAGTAAAAGTTGATGACAATGTAAGCGGAGAAAAGATTTTAAATAAGGCAAATGTTCTTGAAGGAAAAAATAGTTACGATACAAACGAAACAACAAACCCAACATCAACAAAACCAGTAAAAGATGTATTTGAACCACAAAACGATCGTATTAGTATTGATGGACAGGTTGTAAAAGGTGACCAAGAATTACTTTACAAAGTTACTTATACAAATACTACAGGTAAGGAACAAGACGTAACAATAACTGATAAGATTCCAGAACATACAACTTATGTAGAAAATTCTGCAGATAATAACGGAGTTTTTAAAGACGGAAAAATTACTTGGACTAAAGAAAAAGTAGCTAATGGCGAAACATTTGTAGTTACATTTAAAGTAAAAGTTGATAATAATGTAAATGGTGAAACAATCAAAAACAAAGCAAATGTAGTTGATGGAAATAATAGTTATGATACAAACGAAACAACTAATCCAACATCAACAAAACCAGTAAAAGATGTATTTGCTCCTAGCGATAACAAAACTAGTATCGATGGTAATGAAGTAAAAGCAGGTCAAGAACTACTTTACAAAATTACTTATAAAAATACTACTGGTAATGAACAAAAGGTTGTAATTAAGGATAAAATCCCAGAACATACAACATTTGTTTCTGCAGATAATGATGGTGTATATAAAGACGGAACAATCACTTGGACTAAGGAAAAAGTAGCTAATGGCGAAACATTCGAAGTTACTTTCAAAGTTAAAGTAAATGACAATGTAAATGGAGAAAAGATTTTAAATAAGGCAAATGTAGTTGATGGAAATAATAGTTATGATACAAATGAAACAACAAATCCAACACCTACAAAGCCAGTAAAAGATGTAGTTAGCCCTAGTGACAACAAAACTAGTATAGATGGTAATGAAGTAAAAGCAGGCCAAGAACTACTTTATAAAATTACTTATACAAATACTACTGGAAAGAAACAAACAGTAACAATAACTGATAAGATTCCAGAACATACAACATTCGTTTCTGCAGATAATGACGGAAAAGAAAATGCTGGAACTGTTAAGTGGGTTAAAGATGTTGAAAATGGAGATTCTCTAACAGTTACATTTAAAGTAAAAGTAAATGATAATGTAAATGGTGAAAAGATTCTTAACAAAGCAAATGTAGTTGATGGAAATAATAGTTATGATACAAATGAAACAACAAATCCAACACCTACAAAGCCAGTAAAAGATGTTTTTGCTCCTAGCGATAACAAAACAAGTATCGATGGTAATGAAGTAAAAGCAGGCCAAGAATTACTTTACAAAATCACTTACAAGAATACTACTGGAAAAGAACAAACAGTAACAATAACTGATAAGGTTCCAGAACATACAACATTCGTTTCTGCAGATAATGATGGTGTATATAAAGATGGAACAATTACTTGGACTAAGGAAAAAGTAGCTGATAGAGAAGTATTCGAAGTTACTTTCAAAGTTAAAGTAAATGATAATGTAAATGGAGAAAAGATTCTTAACAAAGCAAATGTAGTTGATGGAAGTAACAACTTTGATACAAATGAAACAACAAATCCAACACCTACAAAGCCAGTAAAAGATGTTTTTGCTCCTAGCGATAACAAAACAAGTATCGATGGTAATGAAGTAAAAGCAGGCCAAGAATTACTTTACAAGATTACTTACAAGAATACTACTGGAAAAGAACAAACAGTAACAATAACTGATAAGATTCCAGAACATACAACATTTGTTTCTGCAGATAATGATGGTGTATATAAAGACGGAACAATTACTTGGACTAAGGAAAATGTAGCGGATGGAGAAACATTTGAAGTTATATTCAAAGTAAAAGTAAATGATGATGTAAATGGCGAAAAGATTCTTAATAAGGCAAATGTAGTTGATGGAAATAACAATTTTGATACAAACGAAACAACAAACCCAACACCTACAAAGCCAGTAAAGGATGTATTTGAACCACAAAATGATCGTGTAAGTATTGATGGACAAGTAGTTAAGGCAGGACAAGAATTACTTTATAAAGTTACTTATACAAATACTACAGGAAAAGACCAAAAAGTTGTAATAAAGGATAGAATTCCAGAACATACAACTTATGTAGAAAATTCAGCAGATAATAACGGAATTTACAAAGATGGAGAAATCACTTGGACAAAAGAAAAAGTAGCTAATGGAGAAACATTCGAAGTTACTTTCAAAGTAAAAGTAGATGAAAATGTAAATGGCGAAAAGATTCTTAACAAGGCAAATGTATTAGATGGAAGTAATAACTTTGATACAAACGAAACAACAAATCCAACACCATTAAGACCAAGACCACAAGTACCAAAGACAGGATATGGAGTAAATACAGGATTATATACAGTATTACTAGGATTATCAGCTGGGGCACTTGGAGGAATGAAGATCAGATATAGAAGAAAGAGAAAGAAATAG
- a CDS encoding Cof-type HAD-IIB family hydrolase: protein MLKAVCLDLDGTLLDDDKKISPRSFTLLDNLIGNGIEVVIATGRHFYMASGFLQPLKRDIMVCANNGAMSRFKESSKLVNVEYVNNSKFLEVYNKALDCGMNPYVYVDSFVDGYHLAIKDGQPKKSHFEENIVDKKIATDSIRYFSQVDMKSLETVLCIAFLDQKEKIDEFYGLFKDENSLVKNRYMIPNGKKVLEFQSEKADKWVAITNYLKSKNIELSDVVSFGDEFNDKSMIKNSGIGFAMKNGIDELKSLTNNVTEFTNNEDGVYFELKKLFKDVIGEKNGL, encoded by the coding sequence ATGTTAAAAGCAGTTTGTTTAGATTTAGATGGGACTTTGTTAGATGATGACAAAAAAATATCTCCTCGTAGTTTTACTTTATTGGACAATTTAATAGGAAATGGTATTGAGGTTGTGATTGCTACAGGTAGACATTTTTATATGGCATCAGGCTTTTTACAACCTTTAAAAAGAGATATAATGGTCTGTGCAAATAATGGAGCAATGAGTAGATTTAAGGAATCCAGTAAATTAGTTAATGTTGAATATGTAAATAATTCTAAGTTTTTAGAAGTTTATAATAAGGCTCTAGATTGTGGAATGAATCCTTATGTTTATGTAGATTCTTTTGTCGATGGTTATCATCTTGCGATTAAAGATGGGCAACCTAAGAAAAGTCATTTTGAAGAAAATATTGTAGATAAAAAGATTGCCACAGATAGTATTAGGTATTTCAGCCAAGTTGATATGAAATCTTTAGAAACTGTTTTATGTATAGCTTTCTTGGATCAAAAAGAAAAGATTGATGAATTTTATGGATTATTTAAAGATGAAAATAGTTTGGTTAAAAATAGGTATATGATTCCAAATGGAAAAAAAGTTTTGGAATTTCAATCTGAAAAAGCTGATAAATGGGTTGCTATAACTAATTATCTTAAGAGTAAGAATATTGAACTTTCAGATGTAGTATCTTTCGGCGATGAATTTAATGATAAATCAATGATTAAAAATTCAGGAATTGGTTTTGCAATGAAAAATGGAATTGATGAACTAAAATCTTTGACAAATAATGTTACTGAATTTACAAACAACGAGGATGGGGTATATTTCGAGTTGAAGAAATTATTTAAGGATGTTATAGGAGAAAAAAATGGCTTGTAA
- a CDS encoding TIGR01212 family radical SAM protein (This family includes YhcC from E. coli K-12, an uncharacterized radical SAM protein.), whose amino-acid sequence MLEEDFYRTYSKYLKDIYGEKVYKLPVKLNLSCPNRDGNIATGGCIFCGEEGGSFENCNISMSVRDQVLRNKAYISKKYNAKKFIVYFQNFTNTYLGMEDFKKMIEDSVVDEDIIGISLSTRPDCILEEQLLFLKNFQKNRNLEIDFELGLQTVNYRTLIKLNRGHTLAEFINAVNLIHKFGFRVCTHIIVGLPWDDELDMIESAKILSALKVEEVKLHSLYIVKNTVLGEMYSKGEIELISKEKFIDLVISFLRNLDKKIVLQRLLGRVPEENSLFCNWNTSWWKIRDEILEKMEKNNFRQGDLFNNFEGVVKKQ is encoded by the coding sequence ATGTTAGAGGAAGATTTTTACAGAACCTATTCAAAATATCTTAAAGATATTTATGGAGAAAAAGTTTATAAACTACCTGTTAAATTGAATTTGAGCTGTCCAAATAGAGATGGTAACATTGCAACAGGTGGTTGTATTTTTTGTGGAGAAGAAGGCGGTTCTTTTGAAAATTGTAATATTTCTATGTCTGTAAGAGATCAAGTTTTGAGAAATAAGGCTTATATTTCAAAAAAGTATAATGCAAAAAAATTCATAGTCTATTTTCAAAATTTTACAAATACATATCTTGGAATGGAAGATTTTAAGAAGATGATTGAAGATAGTGTTGTTGATGAGGACATAATTGGGATTTCTCTGTCAACAAGACCGGACTGTATTTTAGAAGAGCAATTGTTATTTTTAAAGAATTTTCAAAAGAACAGAAATTTAGAGATAGACTTTGAATTGGGATTACAGACTGTAAATTATAGAACTTTGATAAAACTCAACAGAGGTCATACTTTGGCTGAATTTATAAATGCTGTTAATTTAATTCATAAATTTGGATTTAGGGTTTGTACACATATCATCGTTGGACTTCCTTGGGATGATGAGTTAGATATGATAGAATCTGCAAAGATTTTATCTGCTCTAAAAGTTGAAGAGGTAAAATTACATTCACTCTATATTGTAAAAAATACAGTTTTAGGCGAAATGTATTCAAAAGGTGAAATAGAATTAATAAGTAAGGAAAAATTTATTGACTTAGTTATTTCTTTTTTAAGAAATTTAGATAAAAAAATAGTTTTACAAAGACTGCTTGGTCGTGTTCCTGAAGAAAACAGTTTATTTTGTAATTGGAATACGAGTTGGTGGAAAATTAGAGATGAAATTTTAGAAAAAATGGAGAAAAATAATTTTAGACAAGGAGACTTGTTTAATAATTTTGAAGGAGTTGTGAAAAAACAATGA
- a CDS encoding peroxiredoxin, with protein sequence MACNLKFNGINGEFSLDKFKGNKIVLYFYPKDNTSGCTLEAIQFSELKDEFEKLNAVVIGVSKDSLASHKKFIEKHNLTVELVSDEDISIQEYFDVWKLKKMCGKEYMGTVRSTFILDDKGNILKEFRNVKAKDHAIKVLEALKEL encoded by the coding sequence ATGGCTTGTAATTTAAAGTTTAATGGAATAAATGGTGAATTTTCTTTAGATAAGTTTAAAGGAAATAAGATAGTATTGTATTTTTATCCAAAGGATAATACTTCAGGTTGTACTTTGGAAGCTATTCAATTTAGCGAACTTAAAGATGAATTTGAAAAGTTAAATGCAGTTGTTATTGGAGTTAGTAAAGATTCTCTTGCTAGCCACAAGAAATTTATTGAAAAACATAATTTAACTGTTGAATTGGTTTCTGATGAAGATATTTCTATTCAAGAGTATTTTGATGTTTGGAAACTAAAGAAAATGTGTGGTAAGGAGTATATGGGAACTGTTAGATCTACATTTATTCTGGATGACAAGGGAAATATTTTAAAAGAATTTAGAAATGTAAAAGCTAAAGACCATGCAATAAAAGTTTTAGAAGCATTGAAGGAATTATAA
- the sdaAB gene encoding L-serine ammonia-lyase, iron-sulfur-dependent subunit beta, with protein sequence MKNYGLFDVIGPIMIGPSSSHTAGACRLGRISKIIYARDIKKVIFHLHGSFKNTYQGHGTDKALVGGILGYDTDDERIRDALNIAKSRGIDVSFVPMDLLFAHPNTVKTEFIDPNGESFYVIGSSIGGGAIEITNINGVDVKFGGVYNTIILKYNDRYGMIAQVSTILAENKINIGSLVMNREEGVASAIMEIDGGIDEMAIYRISKLPDMLECMILKPL encoded by the coding sequence ATGAAAAACTATGGACTTTTTGACGTTATTGGTCCTATAATGATTGGGCCTTCAAGTTCTCATACTGCTGGAGCTTGTAGGCTTGGACGAATTTCGAAAATTATTTATGCAAGAGATATAAAGAAAGTAATTTTTCATTTACATGGTAGTTTTAAAAATACATATCAAGGTCATGGAACTGATAAGGCTTTAGTTGGTGGGATATTAGGATATGACACTGATGATGAAAGAATTAGAGATGCTTTAAATATCGCAAAAAGTAGAGGAATAGATGTTTCATTTGTTCCTATGGACTTATTATTTGCACATCCAAATACTGTTAAAACTGAATTTATTGATCCTAATGGAGAGAGCTTTTATGTAATAGGTTCTTCAATTGGTGGTGGAGCCATTGAAATCACCAATATTAATGGAGTTGATGTTAAGTTTGGAGGAGTTTATAACACAATAATTCTTAAATATAATGATAGATATGGAATGATTGCACAAGTAAGTACAATTTTAGCGGAAAACAAGATAAACATAGGTAGTTTAGTTATGAATAGAGAAGAGGGAGTTGCATCAGCAATTATGGAAATTGACGGTGGAATTGATGAAATGGCTATTTATAGAATAAGTAAACTACCAGATATGTTGGAATGTATGATTTTAAAACCATTATAG
- a CDS encoding DUF1292 domain-containing protein — protein MEENKGCGCGCGCEEEMEAELLVFENEDGKEETFEVIGVFEVEEKEYMALQSQEDGSILLCKYIEKEDGEYEVEEIEDDEEFNKVSDAFDALVEEDDE, from the coding sequence ATGGAAGAAAACAAAGGCTGTGGATGTGGCTGCGGTTGCGAAGAAGAAATGGAAGCTGAGTTATTAGTTTTTGAAAATGAAGATGGAAAAGAAGAAACTTTTGAAGTTATAGGAGTTTTTGAAGTTGAAGAAAAAGAATATATGGCTCTTCAAAGTCAAGAAGACGGAAGTATATTACTTTGCAAATATATAGAAAAAGAAGACGGAGAATATGAAGTTGAAGAAATCGAAGATGATGAAGAATTCAATAAGGTTTCTGATGCATTTGACGCTTTAGTTGAAGAAGACGACGAATAG